The segment GGTGTAAAAGCCTTTCATCGTTTACTCATTTATTGAGCCGTGCCACTGCCAAAAAGTTCGAGATACAAAATCCATAACCCCAGAAGTGTGAATAGGATACCCCAGTATTGCATAGGAATCCAGAATATGCTGTGGTTGGTTTTAAGATTAATCTTCTCACCAGTGTTTTTGTCAATAATGATTCTGCCGGGGTGGTTGTTCCACCTTTTACCCAAAAACCAACTGAATATACCTGTAATCAACAGCGCATAAGAAACTGCGTGAAGCTCGTATCCTTTGGGCAATACGATGATAAAACCAACAAATGAAAGCAATAAAACCAATACTGAGAGGATACCTCTACCTGACCAAACGACCATTTTCTAAATTTTAAAGTTGTACTTTCTTCTTTTGCGAAGACCTATGCGCCAATGAGGGTAGAAAGTTAGAGCATAGATCGGATGAACAAAAGCAGCTCGTAGAAATTTCTACGATAGATTTAGTTTATCAATGCTGTCGGGCTAAAACTAACAGCTTCTATTTTTTTCATTTGGCGGTGATCCAAGAATTTAGGCATCCTTTTGAAAGCTGCATTGCGTAGCTTGATGAGCAGCGGATTTTCTATTTGAGCCAATTGCCCTAGCTTGAGGGAAGTGTCGGTGATCCATTGTGTGCGAGACAGTCGGAGTTGCTCGAATGATTTGAATACCAGCTCAAAGTGCTGGTGCTGTTTCATGCATTGAGCCAGAACTACGGCATCTTCTACGGCTTGACCAGCTCCTTGCCCTAGGTTTGGGGTGCTAGCATGTGCGGCGTCTCCGATGAGCACGATTCGATCAAAGGCAAAATTTTGGAGAGGTTTGATGTCAAATAGATCATTCCATAAGAGGTTTTTGTCATCACTGTGTTGGATGATCTTGAGGATTGGGTCGTGGTAGTTTTGGAAATGAGTGATCAAATCTTGCGTGCCAAAATGCTTGAAATGAGGATCGTTTTGACTCGCATTGATGCAGGCGTACCAATAGGTTCTGTGATCTCTGAGGGGTACGATCCCAAAGCGCCCTGCCGATCCCCATGTTTCTGTGGCTTGTGTGATGTGCATCGGATGGTCGAGGACCGAGCGCCAACAGGTATATCCTGCATAGCGGGGCAGTGACTGGGGGATCAGTTTTT is part of the Reichenbachiella agarivorans genome and harbors:
- a CDS encoding FAD-dependent monooxygenase; the encoded protein is MKHKTVSILGGGIAGLTTALALQQIGIQATIFESSPEIKPIGAGLGLSKNALMAFEVLGIHDEICQRGNLLPGFAILDHKGNPIKQTDNSQGRFSSLCTIHRADLQQFLLSQLDSSTVLLGKKLTDVDIEPNKTTLNFEDGSRYDTDYLIVADGIHSAVRKKLIPQSLPRYAGYTCWRSVLDHPMHITQATETWGSAGRFGIVPLRDHRTYWYACINASQNDPHFKHFGTQDLITHFQNYHDPILKIIQHSDDKNLLWNDLFDIKPLQNFAFDRIVLIGDAAHASTPNLGQGAGQAVEDAVVLAQCMKQHQHFELVFKSFEQLRLSRTQWITDTSLKLGQLAQIENPLLIKLRNAAFKRMPKFLDHRQMKKIEAVSFSPTALIN